The window tgatgatgaatcaaatggagttcttattttgattcatttaatcTGTATTTAAAATTGACAACGACGATGGTAAATggaatgtttgaaattttcgaaaaataaccaaaacaatttattatccaataaaaataaattagaaTTATATCTATCTATGATTAAATTAGTTTAAATCAGtaaaattcataattatttCCGTAACCGGATTGAATaaacaattcaaattataaattaGCCACCAATTGCTCCATCTCGAGACATGTGACATTGTATATTTCGTTTTTCTATGTGACGGATATATATCATTTAACAATAATTaaccaacatttttttcatgtatcTTCTTTCCCTTCTTCTTTCcactccaaaaaaaaaaaaaaaaaaatcacaggAATGTtgtaatcacacacacacacacattaacaCACGAAACAAGACGGcatatatgaaatgaataaaattaacaatatcatcatcatttgaatattggGTGGTTGAGATGATTGTCGTCAATGTGCTGCTCTGGTGGCTCTGCTTTAACTATATCGACTAATGgctgatttatttttctaacTTTAATCTTTGTTGTGTTATTAAAcattaaacattttttttttattgttattattgccatTAGAATCTACGCTTACAAATTACATttattctaaaaaaaataattcattcatttcttacAAATAGGAAATTCGtcgaatttgaataaatgactATAAATTAATTCGATTTAgattttggattttgatgttttatataataaaaaaattatgaatgcCAATGTCATCACACAAAATGGTCCAGATTCCGGCGACATTCAATATGAATCACTATGTATACTACATTTTAATGATTGTTATAATGTTGAACCTTGTGATAAAGAACCTGTTGGAGGTGCAGCCCGTTTTGTCAACGCATTACATCAATTCGATCATCTTGATCCATTGATATTATTTAGTGGTGATATTATTGCTCCAAGTATCagtatgtattttttttttaaatattttatctcataatttataatgaatttcaatttttgcaCACAGTGAGCTCATTTACTAAAGGTGAACAAATGTTACCAGTTTTGGAACGATGCAATGTTCATTGTGCTTTATTCGGCAATCATGAATTCGgttcggattttttttcttattcttttCGAAATGAATTTACTAATAATAACGCTATGAATTTAATAGATTTTGGTCTCGATTGTCTATTGGCGTTTGTTGCACGAACAAATTTTCCATGGTTAATGAGTAATGTGATCGATAAGAATACTGGTTTACCACTTGGTGGTGGAAAAATTACTCACATTATTGAAAAAGGAGATCTGAAAGTAAATGGAAATTTGTAACTGTAGactttttaaaattaaaatgttttatttccCTACTTAATGCTAGATTGGACTTATAGGATTAATCGAAGAAGAATGGCTATCAACACTCGTGCTAGACGAAGATGATATCAAATATACGGATTTTGTTCCCGAAGGTCGTCGATTAGCCAAAACTCTTAAGGAAGAGGTATGATACtttttgtaaacaaaaattcttattttcattgaattaaaattttgtttcagaaTGGTGTTCATTTTGTGATTGCATTGACACATATGAGAACTCATAACGATATACGTTTAGCTGAACAGGTTGAAGAAGTCGACCTAATACTTGGTGGACACGATCATGTTTACGAAATTCGCAAAGTCAATGGAAAATTAGTAATTAAAAGTGGTACAGATTTTCGACAATTCAGCAAATTAACTCTGGTTTATGATCATGGAAACCATAAAATTCGTGATATTCAAGTTGATGAGATAAACATCACGTCAGATATCGGTGAAGATCCCTATCTAATTGCCGagttgaataaattcaaaactgTCCTTGaggaaaaaatggaaaacacTGTTGCAATACTTGACTGTGATCTTGATGGTCGATTTTCCAGTGTACGAACCAAAGAAACAAACCTAGGAAATTTAATAACCGATGTGATGCTTTACGCTGTGCCTGATGCAGATTTTGCATTACTCAATTCTGGAACATTACGAAGTGATCGAATCCATCCTAAAGGAGCATTAAAAATGCGTGATCTGGTCAACATATTACCATATATGGAATCCTT of the Dermatophagoides farinae isolate YC_2012a chromosome 1, ASM2471394v1, whole genome shotgun sequence genome contains:
- the LOC124492442 gene encoding mannosylglucosyl-3-phosphoglycerate phosphatase; amino-acid sequence: MNANVITQNGPDSGDIQYESLCILHFNDCYNVEPCDKEPVGGAARFVNALHQFDHLDPLILFSGDIIAPSIMSSFTKGEQMLPVLERCNVHCALFGNHEFDFGLDCLLAFVARTNFPWLMSNVIDKNTGLPLGGGKITHIIEKGDLKIGLIGLIEEEWLSTLVLDEDDIKYTDFVPEGRRLAKTLKEENGVHFVIALTHMRTHNDIRLAEQVEEVDLILGGHDHVYEIRKVNGKLVIKSGTDFRQFSKLTLVYDHGNHKIRDIQVDEINITSDIGEDPYLIAELNKFKTVLEEKMENTVAILDCDLDGRFSSVRTKETNLGNLITDVMLYAVPDADFALLNSGTLRSDRIHPKGALKMRDLVNILPYMESLLVINIDGRQTYRALENGVSQFPKFEGRFPQVSGISFKFDPSKPSGSRVDINSIMIQGEPLAQSFHNRELIGKREVVGFGFNGSYMYFDAAAMPYPAIRFREETDEMKRLREKEKNDWKQLSLEEKKKLYRHSFCLTLSEVEAPTGEWKIQLAIVFFTISLALYYFAFARKNFYGPLPETMTPEGKQRTRDLEILYKTNPIFGLASKFDYEKGDWK